One genomic window of Magnolia sinica isolate HGM2019 chromosome 3, MsV1, whole genome shotgun sequence includes the following:
- the LOC131240791 gene encoding cold-regulated 413 inner membrane protein 1, chloroplastic-like, with translation MSLLLQFPHPLSVSNSTPSLLSSSHLSTPKQILFSFTNSKNFHPLSLRFLRTEKKTRRGGGTVCYSSIAPDTLQWVCTVSSAVLMLTKGTAIQKSFLVPLFALQAPSSVISWIKGEYGGWTAFLALLVRLFYFIPGELELPFFALLLVIVVPYQAMNLRGTQAGAIISLAIAGFLALQHFSRVGSLQRAFDKGSIVATIAIICVTAAPCLLLF, from the exons ATGTCTCTTCTTTTACAATTTCCACACCCTCTCTCCGTTTCCAACTCCACACCTTCTCTTCTCTCATCCTCTCACCTTTCAACCCCAAAACAGATCCTCTTCTCTTTCACCAACAGCAAAAACTTCCATCCTCTTTCCCTCAG ATTTCTACGCACTGAAAAGAAGACGAGGCGCGGCGGGGGTACCGTCTGTTATTCTTCGATTGCACCCGACACCCTTCAATGGGTATGCACCGTTTCATCCGC GGTATTAATGCTTACCAAGGGCACTGCAATTCAAAAATCTTTTCTTGTCCCTCTGTTTGCACTCCAAGCACCTTCAAGTGTCATCTCGTGGATCAA GGGTGAATATGGTGGTTGGACTGCTTTTCTGGCACTTCTAGTTCGTCTCTTCTACTTCATTCCTG GTGAATTGGAGCTCCCCTTCTTTGCATTGCTTCTTGTGATAGTTGTTCCTTATCAAGCAATGAACCTAAG AGGAACACAAGCTGGTGCAATCATTTCCTTGGCGATAGCCGGATTTTTGGCTCTGCAACATTTCTCGAGGGTAGGCAGCTTGCAGAGAGCGTTCGACAAAGGATCTATTGTTGCCACCATAGCCATCATCTGCGTCACTGCTGCTCCATGTTTGCTTTTGTTCTGA